Proteins found in one Magnolia sinica isolate HGM2019 chromosome 5, MsV1, whole genome shotgun sequence genomic segment:
- the LOC131245069 gene encoding protein SPA1-RELATED 4-like isoform X1, producing MEGTGDVNAVIETVAQLKGKEINPSLQLDSCNAVESPTMFVSQENDWVEPVSSLNLPEVFTETLEGKILTRCVGSDAGSEHPTACTFNDSGVMVEELTLKNYKGSDLSNLDCSNNREEMQLGKGQWQNLYQLTGAPWKRNLHGDVVSKEPMPSGGAEDVGNMFLPRFCVQRPLPNKHPDDDHAHVSEHLINSDNCNVLNNALVRVRGGIRTKVLPASGFSQFFVNNTLKGKGVVYRHFGTREGSGIPKRGQNSERAIYEAGVAANTSPSSAKAKDLSTCSSAGAAVDLVHHGISLREWLKPGNRRTNKGESLRIFKQIVELVDLAHSQGIALKDIRPSCFMILPSDKVKYVGSCSPRIETELSESVINGDSHYSKHHSKRKMDSEQGTHPSIILSAKRQDLSEHVKYAGQHPRFSAGYGMKHEKFVEDDTKSFTAQNSGCNFGEAQNLGKGHWTRNMPCSPNVSKPMHQQLMSESRRSEERWTRWYSSPEELNDGTYTLSSNIYSLGVLLFELFCCFESWEMHAAAMSNLQHRILPPNFLSENPKEAGFCLWLLHPKPSSRPKTREILQSEVICENRDLSFGDQSSLPIDEENAESELLLHFLTSLKEQKQNKASKLAEDLECLKADIEEAEKRHSLRTEILSGSYKKDVLASFSDKCLHNGPLSLEVLTTSSSRMDEARLMRNISQLESAYFSMRTIIGLPETDTAARSDKDVLKNQHRWSSIQNDNEDWCMNKKPTDRLGAFFEGICKYARYSKFEVRGALRNVDLLNSANVICSLSFDRDEDFFAAAGVSKKIKIFEYSSLFNDTVDIHYPVVEMSSRSKLSCVCWNSYIKNYLASTDYDGVVQLWDASTGQGFSQYTEHQKRAWSVDFSQVDPTKLASGSDDCSVKLWSINEKNSISMIRNVANACCVQFSPHSSHLLAFGSADYKVYCYDLRHTRIPWCTLAGHGKAVSYVKFLDPYTVVSASTDNTLKLWDLNNTVSSELSTSACSLTLSGHMNEKVCSMQAVKLVSLFLNVLLDLEDLSKNAGLSINYCLLFPQNFVGLSVSDSYIACGSETNEVYAYYRSLPMPVTSHKFGSIDPISGQETVDDNGQFVSSVCWRGKSNMVVAANSNGTIKLLQMV from the exons ATGGAAGGGACTGGAGATGTAAATGCGGTCATAGAAACTGTGGCACAACTCAAAGGAAAAGAGATCAATCCATCCCTCCAACTAGATAGCTGCAATGCAGTGGAATCGCCCACCATGTTTGTCTCTCAGGAGAACGATTGGGTGGAACCTGTTTCTTCATTGAATTTGCCAGAAGTATTTACTGAGACTTTGGAGGGTAAGATTCTAACCAGATGCGTGGGTTCTGATGCTGGGTCAGAACACCCGACTGCTTGCACATTCAATGATTCTGGTGTTATGGTTGAGGAGTTGACGCTGAAAAATTACAAGGGATCAGACTTATCAAATCTTGATTGTTCAAATAACCGAGAAGAAATGCAATTAGGGAAAGGCCAATGGCAGAATCTGTATCAGTTGACTGGTGCTCCATGGAAGAGGAATTTGCATGGGGATGTGGTTTCCAAGGAACCAATGCCTTCGGGTGGTGCAGAGGATGTTGGAAATATGTTTCTGCCCAGGTTTTGTGTTCAGAGGCCTCTGCCCAATAAGCATCCAGATGATGATCATGCCCATGTTTCCGAGCATTTGATTAACAGCGACAactgcaatgtcttgaacaatgCACTTGTCAGAGTTCGAGGAGGGATCCGTACAAAGGTTCTTCCAGCATCCGGCTTTTCTCAGTTTTTTGTCAATAATACTTTGAAAGGAAAGGGGGTTGTATATAGACATTTCGGAACCCGAGAAGGATCTGGTATTCCTAAAAGGGGTCAGAATAGTGAAAGGGCAATTTATGAGGCTGGGGTAGCTGCCAATACATCACCTTCTAGTGCAAAAGCTAAGGACTTGTCCACATGCAGCAGTGCTGGGGCTGCTGTGGATTTGGTTCATCATGGAATCAGCTTAAGAGAATGGCTTAAACCTGGGAATCGCAGGACAAATAAAGGTGAGAGCCTACGTATATTTAAGCAGATAGTGGAGCTGGTGGATCTTGCACACTCTCAAGGAATTGCCTTAAAAGACATACGGCCCTCTTGTTTCATGATATTGCCATCGGACAAAGTTAAATATGTTGGTTCTTGCAGCCCGCGAATTGAGACAGAATTGTCAGAGAGTGTTATCAATGGAGATTCTCATTACTCAAAGCATCATTCAAAAAGGAAAATGGACTCAGAACAGGGTACGCACCCAAGCATTATTTTATCGGCGAAGCGGCAGGATCTCAGTGAGCATGTAAAATATGCTGGCCAGCATCCCAGATTTTCTGCTGGATATGGCATGAAACATGAGAAGTTTGTGGAGGATGATACTAAAAGTTTTACAGCACAAAATTCTGGTTGCAATTTCGGGGAAGCACAAAACTTGGGTAAAGGACATTGGACCAGAAACATGCCTTGCAGTCCAAATGTATCAAAACCAATGCACCAGCAGTTGATGTCTGAAAGCCGGAGGTCAGAGGAGAGATGGACCAGATGGTATAGCAGTCCAGAGGAGCTCAATGATGGGACCTATACATTGTCATCAAATATCTACAGTCTTGGGGTTCTTCTGTTTGAG CTGTTCTGCTGTTTTGAATCATGGGAAATGCATGCTGCTGCAATGTCTAACCTACAACATCGGATTCTTCCCCCGAATTTTCTATCAGAAAATCCCAAGGAGGCTGGCTTCTGTCTCTGGCTGCTTCACCCAAAGCCTTCTTCTCGGCCAAAGACAAG GGAAATCCTGCAATCTGAAGTAATATGTGAAAACCGAGACTTGTCTTTTGGAGATCAATCTTCATTACCCATCGATGAAGAGAATGCTGAATCAGAGTTGTTATTGCATTTCCTTACATCCTTGAAAGAACAAAAGCAGAATAAGGCATCTAAGTTAGCTGAAGACCTTGAGTGCTTAAAAGCAGACATTGAGGAGGCTGAAAAAAGGCATTCATTGAGAACTGAGATTCTTTCTGGGTCATATAAGAAAGATGTATTGGCAAGTTTCTCTGATAAATGCCTTCATAATGGGCCTTTATCCTTGGAGGTCCTCACTACCTCCTCATCAAGGATGGATGAAGCAAGGTTGATGAGGAATATCAGTCAGCTGGAAAGTGCATACTTTTCTATGAGAACCATAATTGGTCTCCCTGAGACCGACACTGCTGCACGCTCAGATAAAGATGTCCTAAAGAACCAACACAGATGGTCTTCAATTCAAAATGACAATGAAGACTGGTGCATGAACAAGAAACCTACAGACCGGTTGGGAGCATTTTTTGAAGGTATATGCAAGTATGCTCGCTACAGTAAATTCGAAGTACGAGGTGCTCTGAGGAATGTAGATCTTCTCAATTCTGCTAATGTTATTTGCTCGTTGAGTTTTGACCGGGACGAGGACTTCTTTGCTGCTGCTGGGGTATCAAAGAAGATAAAGATCTTTGAGTACAGTTCTCTCTTCAACGACACAGTTGATATTCATTACCCAGTAGTTGAGATGTCAAGCAGATCAAAGCTTAGCTGTGTTTGCTGGAACAGCTACATCAAGAATTATCTCGCTTCAACTGATTATGATGGGGTTGTTCAG TTATGGGATGCTAGCACCGGTCAAGGGTTTTCACAATACACAGAGCATCAAAAGAGAGCTTGGTCTGTTGATTTCTCGCAAGTGGACCCAACAAAGTTAGCCAGCGGAAGCGATGACTGTTCTGTGAAACTTTGGAGCATTAATGAG AAAAACAGTATCAGCATGATCAGAAATGTTGCCAATGCCTGCTGCGTTCAGTTCTCCCCTCACTCCAGTCATTTATTAGCCTTTGGATCCGCTGATTATAAGGTCTACTGTTATGATCTCCGGCATACAAGAATCCCTTGGTGTACATTGGCAGGTCATGGGAAAGCTGTTAGTTATGTGAAATTCTTAGATCCATACACGGTTGTTTCTGCTTCCACTGACAATACCCTTAAGCTTTGGGATCTTAATAACACCGTTTCTAGTGAGTTATCCACCAGTGCTTGCAGCTTAACCTTGAGCGGTCATATGAATGAGAAGGTTTGTAGTATGCAAGCTGTCAAGctggtttctttatttctaaaTGTGCTTCTAGATCTGGAGGATTTATCCAAAAATGCTGGTCTCTCTATTAACTACTGTCTTTTGTTTCCTCAGAATTTTGTGGGTTTATCTGTTTCTGACAGTTATATCGCATGCGGTTCAGAGACTAATGAG
- the LOC131245069 gene encoding protein SPA1-RELATED 2-like isoform X2, with amino-acid sequence MEGTGDVNAVIETVAQLKGKEINPSLQLDSCNAVESPTMFVSQENDWVEPVSSLNLPEVFTETLEGKILTRCVGSDAGSEHPTACTFNDSGVMVEELTLKNYKGSDLSNLDCSNNREEMQLGKGQWQNLYQLTGAPWKRNLHGDVVSKEPMPSGGAEDVGNMFLPRFCVQRPLPNKHPDDDHAHVSEHLINSDNCNVLNNALVRVRGGIRTKVLPASGFSQFFVNNTLKGKGVVYRHFGTREGSGIPKRGQNSERAIYEAGVAANTSPSSAKAKDLSTCSSAGAAVDLVHHGISLREWLKPGNRRTNKGESLRIFKQIVELVDLAHSQGIALKDIRPSCFMILPSDKVKYVGSCSPRIETELSESVINGDSHYSKHHSKRKMDSEQGTHPSIILSAKRQDLSEHVKYAGQHPRFSAGYGMKHEKFVEDDTKSFTAQNSGCNFGEAQNLGKGHWTRNMPCSPNVSKPMHQQLMSESRRSEERWTRWYSSPEELNDGTYTLSSNIYSLGVLLFELFCCFESWEMHAAAMSNLQHRILPPNFLSENPKEAGFCLWLLHPKPSSRPKTREILQSEVICENRDLSFGDQSSLPIDEENAESELLLHFLTSLKEQKQNKASKLAEDLECLKADIEEAEKRHSLRTEILSGSYKKDVLASFSDKCLHNGPLSLEVLTTSSSRMDEARLMRNISQLESAYFSMRTIIGLPETDTAARSDKDVLKNQHRWSSIQNDNEDWCMNKKPTDRLGAFFEGICKYARYSKFEVRGALRNVDLLNSANVICSLSFDRDEDFFAAAGVSKKIKIFEYSSLFNDTVDIHYPVVEMSSRSKLSCVCWNSYIKNYLASTDYDGVVQLWDASTGQGFSQYTEHQKRAWSVDFSQVDPTKLASGSDDCSVKLWSINEKNSISMIRNVANACCVQFSPHSSHLLAFGSADYKVYCYDLRHTRIPWCTLAGHGKAVSYVKFLDPYTVVSASTDNTLKLWDLNNTVSSELSTSACSLTLSGHMNEKNFVGLSVSDSYIACGSETNEVYAYYRSLPMPVTSHKFGSIDPISGQETVDDNGQFVSSVCWRGKSNMVVAANSNGTIKLLQMV; translated from the exons ATGGAAGGGACTGGAGATGTAAATGCGGTCATAGAAACTGTGGCACAACTCAAAGGAAAAGAGATCAATCCATCCCTCCAACTAGATAGCTGCAATGCAGTGGAATCGCCCACCATGTTTGTCTCTCAGGAGAACGATTGGGTGGAACCTGTTTCTTCATTGAATTTGCCAGAAGTATTTACTGAGACTTTGGAGGGTAAGATTCTAACCAGATGCGTGGGTTCTGATGCTGGGTCAGAACACCCGACTGCTTGCACATTCAATGATTCTGGTGTTATGGTTGAGGAGTTGACGCTGAAAAATTACAAGGGATCAGACTTATCAAATCTTGATTGTTCAAATAACCGAGAAGAAATGCAATTAGGGAAAGGCCAATGGCAGAATCTGTATCAGTTGACTGGTGCTCCATGGAAGAGGAATTTGCATGGGGATGTGGTTTCCAAGGAACCAATGCCTTCGGGTGGTGCAGAGGATGTTGGAAATATGTTTCTGCCCAGGTTTTGTGTTCAGAGGCCTCTGCCCAATAAGCATCCAGATGATGATCATGCCCATGTTTCCGAGCATTTGATTAACAGCGACAactgcaatgtcttgaacaatgCACTTGTCAGAGTTCGAGGAGGGATCCGTACAAAGGTTCTTCCAGCATCCGGCTTTTCTCAGTTTTTTGTCAATAATACTTTGAAAGGAAAGGGGGTTGTATATAGACATTTCGGAACCCGAGAAGGATCTGGTATTCCTAAAAGGGGTCAGAATAGTGAAAGGGCAATTTATGAGGCTGGGGTAGCTGCCAATACATCACCTTCTAGTGCAAAAGCTAAGGACTTGTCCACATGCAGCAGTGCTGGGGCTGCTGTGGATTTGGTTCATCATGGAATCAGCTTAAGAGAATGGCTTAAACCTGGGAATCGCAGGACAAATAAAGGTGAGAGCCTACGTATATTTAAGCAGATAGTGGAGCTGGTGGATCTTGCACACTCTCAAGGAATTGCCTTAAAAGACATACGGCCCTCTTGTTTCATGATATTGCCATCGGACAAAGTTAAATATGTTGGTTCTTGCAGCCCGCGAATTGAGACAGAATTGTCAGAGAGTGTTATCAATGGAGATTCTCATTACTCAAAGCATCATTCAAAAAGGAAAATGGACTCAGAACAGGGTACGCACCCAAGCATTATTTTATCGGCGAAGCGGCAGGATCTCAGTGAGCATGTAAAATATGCTGGCCAGCATCCCAGATTTTCTGCTGGATATGGCATGAAACATGAGAAGTTTGTGGAGGATGATACTAAAAGTTTTACAGCACAAAATTCTGGTTGCAATTTCGGGGAAGCACAAAACTTGGGTAAAGGACATTGGACCAGAAACATGCCTTGCAGTCCAAATGTATCAAAACCAATGCACCAGCAGTTGATGTCTGAAAGCCGGAGGTCAGAGGAGAGATGGACCAGATGGTATAGCAGTCCAGAGGAGCTCAATGATGGGACCTATACATTGTCATCAAATATCTACAGTCTTGGGGTTCTTCTGTTTGAG CTGTTCTGCTGTTTTGAATCATGGGAAATGCATGCTGCTGCAATGTCTAACCTACAACATCGGATTCTTCCCCCGAATTTTCTATCAGAAAATCCCAAGGAGGCTGGCTTCTGTCTCTGGCTGCTTCACCCAAAGCCTTCTTCTCGGCCAAAGACAAG GGAAATCCTGCAATCTGAAGTAATATGTGAAAACCGAGACTTGTCTTTTGGAGATCAATCTTCATTACCCATCGATGAAGAGAATGCTGAATCAGAGTTGTTATTGCATTTCCTTACATCCTTGAAAGAACAAAAGCAGAATAAGGCATCTAAGTTAGCTGAAGACCTTGAGTGCTTAAAAGCAGACATTGAGGAGGCTGAAAAAAGGCATTCATTGAGAACTGAGATTCTTTCTGGGTCATATAAGAAAGATGTATTGGCAAGTTTCTCTGATAAATGCCTTCATAATGGGCCTTTATCCTTGGAGGTCCTCACTACCTCCTCATCAAGGATGGATGAAGCAAGGTTGATGAGGAATATCAGTCAGCTGGAAAGTGCATACTTTTCTATGAGAACCATAATTGGTCTCCCTGAGACCGACACTGCTGCACGCTCAGATAAAGATGTCCTAAAGAACCAACACAGATGGTCTTCAATTCAAAATGACAATGAAGACTGGTGCATGAACAAGAAACCTACAGACCGGTTGGGAGCATTTTTTGAAGGTATATGCAAGTATGCTCGCTACAGTAAATTCGAAGTACGAGGTGCTCTGAGGAATGTAGATCTTCTCAATTCTGCTAATGTTATTTGCTCGTTGAGTTTTGACCGGGACGAGGACTTCTTTGCTGCTGCTGGGGTATCAAAGAAGATAAAGATCTTTGAGTACAGTTCTCTCTTCAACGACACAGTTGATATTCATTACCCAGTAGTTGAGATGTCAAGCAGATCAAAGCTTAGCTGTGTTTGCTGGAACAGCTACATCAAGAATTATCTCGCTTCAACTGATTATGATGGGGTTGTTCAG TTATGGGATGCTAGCACCGGTCAAGGGTTTTCACAATACACAGAGCATCAAAAGAGAGCTTGGTCTGTTGATTTCTCGCAAGTGGACCCAACAAAGTTAGCCAGCGGAAGCGATGACTGTTCTGTGAAACTTTGGAGCATTAATGAG AAAAACAGTATCAGCATGATCAGAAATGTTGCCAATGCCTGCTGCGTTCAGTTCTCCCCTCACTCCAGTCATTTATTAGCCTTTGGATCCGCTGATTATAAGGTCTACTGTTATGATCTCCGGCATACAAGAATCCCTTGGTGTACATTGGCAGGTCATGGGAAAGCTGTTAGTTATGTGAAATTCTTAGATCCATACACGGTTGTTTCTGCTTCCACTGACAATACCCTTAAGCTTTGGGATCTTAATAACACCGTTTCTAGTGAGTTATCCACCAGTGCTTGCAGCTTAACCTTGAGCGGTCATATGAATGAGAAG AATTTTGTGGGTTTATCTGTTTCTGACAGTTATATCGCATGCGGTTCAGAGACTAATGAG
- the LOC131245069 gene encoding protein SPA1-RELATED 4-like isoform X3, whose amino-acid sequence MEGTGDVNAVIETVAQLKGKEINPSLQLDSCNAVESPTMFVSQENDWVEPVSSLNLPEVFTETLEGKILTRCVGSDAGSEHPTACTFNDSGVMVEELTLKNYKGSDLSNLDCSNNREEMQLGKGQWQNLYQLTGAPWKRNLHGDVVSKEPMPSGGAEDVGNMFLPRFCVQRPLPNKHPDDDHAHVSEHLINSDNCNVLNNALVRVRGGIRTKVLPASGFSQFFVNNTLKGKGVVYRHFGTREGSGIPKRGQNSERAIYEAGVAANTSPSSAKAKDLSTCSSAGAAVDLVHHGISLREWLKPGNRRTNKGESLRIFKQIVELVDLAHSQGIALKDIRPSCFMILPSDKVKYVGSCSPRIETELSESVINGDSHYSKHHSKRKMDSEQGTHPSIILSAKRQDLSEHVKYAGQHPRFSAGYGMKHEKFVEDDTKSFTAQNSGCNFGEAQNLGKGHWTRNMPCSPNVSKPMHQQLMSESRRSEERWTRWYSSPEELNDGTYTLSSNIYSLGVLLFELFCCFESWEMHAAAMSNLQHRILPPNFLSENPKEAGFCLWLLHPKPSSRPKTREILQSEVICENRDLSFGDQSSLPIDEENAESELLLHFLTSLKEQKQNKASKLAEDLECLKADIEEAEKRHSLRTEILSGSYKKDVLASFSDKCLHNGPLSLEVLTTSSSRMDEARLMRNISQLESAYFSMRTIIGLPETDTAARSDKDVLKNQHRWSSIQNDNEDWCMNKKPTDRLGAFFEGICKYARYSKFEVRGALRNVDLLNSANVICSLSFDRDEDFFAAAGVSKKIKIFEYSSLFNDTVDIHYPVVEMSSRSKLSCVCWNSYIKNYLASTDYDGVVQLWDASTGQGFSQYTEHQKRAWSVDFSQVDPTKLASGSDDCSVKLWSINEACSISMIRNVANACCVQFSPHSSHLLAFGSADYKVYCYDLRHTRIPWCTLAGHGKAVSYVKFLDPYTVVSASTDNTLKLWDLNNTVSSELSTSACSLTLSGHMNEKNFVGLSVSDSYIACGSETNEVYAYYRSLPMPVTSHKFGSIDPISGQETVDDNGQFVSSVCWRGKSNMVVAANSNGTIKLLQMV is encoded by the exons ATGGAAGGGACTGGAGATGTAAATGCGGTCATAGAAACTGTGGCACAACTCAAAGGAAAAGAGATCAATCCATCCCTCCAACTAGATAGCTGCAATGCAGTGGAATCGCCCACCATGTTTGTCTCTCAGGAGAACGATTGGGTGGAACCTGTTTCTTCATTGAATTTGCCAGAAGTATTTACTGAGACTTTGGAGGGTAAGATTCTAACCAGATGCGTGGGTTCTGATGCTGGGTCAGAACACCCGACTGCTTGCACATTCAATGATTCTGGTGTTATGGTTGAGGAGTTGACGCTGAAAAATTACAAGGGATCAGACTTATCAAATCTTGATTGTTCAAATAACCGAGAAGAAATGCAATTAGGGAAAGGCCAATGGCAGAATCTGTATCAGTTGACTGGTGCTCCATGGAAGAGGAATTTGCATGGGGATGTGGTTTCCAAGGAACCAATGCCTTCGGGTGGTGCAGAGGATGTTGGAAATATGTTTCTGCCCAGGTTTTGTGTTCAGAGGCCTCTGCCCAATAAGCATCCAGATGATGATCATGCCCATGTTTCCGAGCATTTGATTAACAGCGACAactgcaatgtcttgaacaatgCACTTGTCAGAGTTCGAGGAGGGATCCGTACAAAGGTTCTTCCAGCATCCGGCTTTTCTCAGTTTTTTGTCAATAATACTTTGAAAGGAAAGGGGGTTGTATATAGACATTTCGGAACCCGAGAAGGATCTGGTATTCCTAAAAGGGGTCAGAATAGTGAAAGGGCAATTTATGAGGCTGGGGTAGCTGCCAATACATCACCTTCTAGTGCAAAAGCTAAGGACTTGTCCACATGCAGCAGTGCTGGGGCTGCTGTGGATTTGGTTCATCATGGAATCAGCTTAAGAGAATGGCTTAAACCTGGGAATCGCAGGACAAATAAAGGTGAGAGCCTACGTATATTTAAGCAGATAGTGGAGCTGGTGGATCTTGCACACTCTCAAGGAATTGCCTTAAAAGACATACGGCCCTCTTGTTTCATGATATTGCCATCGGACAAAGTTAAATATGTTGGTTCTTGCAGCCCGCGAATTGAGACAGAATTGTCAGAGAGTGTTATCAATGGAGATTCTCATTACTCAAAGCATCATTCAAAAAGGAAAATGGACTCAGAACAGGGTACGCACCCAAGCATTATTTTATCGGCGAAGCGGCAGGATCTCAGTGAGCATGTAAAATATGCTGGCCAGCATCCCAGATTTTCTGCTGGATATGGCATGAAACATGAGAAGTTTGTGGAGGATGATACTAAAAGTTTTACAGCACAAAATTCTGGTTGCAATTTCGGGGAAGCACAAAACTTGGGTAAAGGACATTGGACCAGAAACATGCCTTGCAGTCCAAATGTATCAAAACCAATGCACCAGCAGTTGATGTCTGAAAGCCGGAGGTCAGAGGAGAGATGGACCAGATGGTATAGCAGTCCAGAGGAGCTCAATGATGGGACCTATACATTGTCATCAAATATCTACAGTCTTGGGGTTCTTCTGTTTGAG CTGTTCTGCTGTTTTGAATCATGGGAAATGCATGCTGCTGCAATGTCTAACCTACAACATCGGATTCTTCCCCCGAATTTTCTATCAGAAAATCCCAAGGAGGCTGGCTTCTGTCTCTGGCTGCTTCACCCAAAGCCTTCTTCTCGGCCAAAGACAAG GGAAATCCTGCAATCTGAAGTAATATGTGAAAACCGAGACTTGTCTTTTGGAGATCAATCTTCATTACCCATCGATGAAGAGAATGCTGAATCAGAGTTGTTATTGCATTTCCTTACATCCTTGAAAGAACAAAAGCAGAATAAGGCATCTAAGTTAGCTGAAGACCTTGAGTGCTTAAAAGCAGACATTGAGGAGGCTGAAAAAAGGCATTCATTGAGAACTGAGATTCTTTCTGGGTCATATAAGAAAGATGTATTGGCAAGTTTCTCTGATAAATGCCTTCATAATGGGCCTTTATCCTTGGAGGTCCTCACTACCTCCTCATCAAGGATGGATGAAGCAAGGTTGATGAGGAATATCAGTCAGCTGGAAAGTGCATACTTTTCTATGAGAACCATAATTGGTCTCCCTGAGACCGACACTGCTGCACGCTCAGATAAAGATGTCCTAAAGAACCAACACAGATGGTCTTCAATTCAAAATGACAATGAAGACTGGTGCATGAACAAGAAACCTACAGACCGGTTGGGAGCATTTTTTGAAGGTATATGCAAGTATGCTCGCTACAGTAAATTCGAAGTACGAGGTGCTCTGAGGAATGTAGATCTTCTCAATTCTGCTAATGTTATTTGCTCGTTGAGTTTTGACCGGGACGAGGACTTCTTTGCTGCTGCTGGGGTATCAAAGAAGATAAAGATCTTTGAGTACAGTTCTCTCTTCAACGACACAGTTGATATTCATTACCCAGTAGTTGAGATGTCAAGCAGATCAAAGCTTAGCTGTGTTTGCTGGAACAGCTACATCAAGAATTATCTCGCTTCAACTGATTATGATGGGGTTGTTCAG TTATGGGATGCTAGCACCGGTCAAGGGTTTTCACAATACACAGAGCATCAAAAGAGAGCTTGGTCTGTTGATTTCTCGCAAGTGGACCCAACAAAGTTAGCCAGCGGAAGCGATGACTGTTCTGTGAAACTTTGGAGCATTAATGAGGCATGC AGTATCAGCATGATCAGAAATGTTGCCAATGCCTGCTGCGTTCAGTTCTCCCCTCACTCCAGTCATTTATTAGCCTTTGGATCCGCTGATTATAAGGTCTACTGTTATGATCTCCGGCATACAAGAATCCCTTGGTGTACATTGGCAGGTCATGGGAAAGCTGTTAGTTATGTGAAATTCTTAGATCCATACACGGTTGTTTCTGCTTCCACTGACAATACCCTTAAGCTTTGGGATCTTAATAACACCGTTTCTAGTGAGTTATCCACCAGTGCTTGCAGCTTAACCTTGAGCGGTCATATGAATGAGAAG AATTTTGTGGGTTTATCTGTTTCTGACAGTTATATCGCATGCGGTTCAGAGACTAATGAG